Proteins encoded by one window of Antechinus flavipes isolate AdamAnt ecotype Samford, QLD, Australia chromosome 4, AdamAnt_v2, whole genome shotgun sequence:
- the KPRP gene encoding keratinocyte proline-rich protein: protein MPINCLMVQGSWNCIKQQLPGPGSSARVITYHQGGALSSGVSIMCDQQKQPYLPLPECCVKGNSFFPSPSFTPIKEQASGEVQTLQTCCTKGQVVSQAQTSSAKGQTLCQSNICSGTGPDPSQSQANQICYIHYQVPPQGQAAYVEYQVAQPVQTSYVQCSPVCCTETYYVQRPVETYVPAPQPVQTYVEYYPQYQPQGYYSSSGPQRQAQGYYTTCTSQRQSQYYGGAALQSQYQGTYGSCSPQNHYQQSYGRCGPSRPPQSSYRSCSPRRPQPSYVGCNPPRTSRPTYRSCSPPHVSQPAYQSCSPPQVSRPTYRSCSPPCGPPRGSRPTYRNYSPPCSPPREPRPTYRSYSPPCVPRESRPAYRNYSPPCGPPRASRPAYRSCSPPCGPPRMSRPAYRSCSPCGPPRMSRPTYRSCSPPCGPPRMSRPTYRSCSPPRRSQPSYTYCTPPRQSQPCYNSCPPRRPDSGSSQRCGPKYRVEICSPNCPSQVPARREPVQIPPIRRTYQDSSTQYSCNSPRPQPCSEPRAFRDACSSPRPCPLPAPRTCWQPRPEPCSAPQPEPCPEPRPEPRPAPRSCLEPYPEPCPHPEPPHMESRGPSSPRNYPKPCPCPCSPGCCESDPRHLDIEPPRCGPAGYNEEETYGSVGCSESRDMGSCGPKGGAFAGVKSCYF from the exons ATGCCAATAAATTGTCTCATGGTCCAAGGCAGCTGGAACTGTATAAAGCAGCAGCTCCCAGGCCCAGGCTCCTCAGCCAGAGTGATCACGTACCATCAAGGAGG AGCACTATCATCTGGAGTCAGCATCATGTGTGACCAGCAGAAGCAGCCCTACCTGCCTCTCCCAGAGTGCTGTGTGAAAgggaattcttttttcccctctccctccttcaccCCTATAAAAGAACAGGCCTCCGGTGAAGTACAAACTCTTCAGACTTGCTGTACAAAGGGCCAAGTTGTAAGCCAAGCTCAAACTTCATCTGCAAAAGGCCAGACCCTATGCCAGTCTAATATATGTTCAGGAACGGGTCCAGACCCGAGTCAGTCCCAAGCCAATCAGATATGCTATATCCACTACCAGGTCCCACCCCAGGGCCAGGCCGCCTATGTAGAATACCAAGTTGCACAGCCTGTTCAGACCTCCTACGTACAATGCTCTCCAGTGTGCTGTACTGAAACTTACTACGTGCAACGCCCCGTGGAGACCTACGTACCAGCTCCTCAGCCAGTTCAGACTTACGTAGAATACTACCCTCAGTACCAGCCGCAGGGGTATTACAGCAGCAGCGGCCCTCAGCGCCAGGCCCAGGGGTATTATACCACCTGTACCTCTCAACGCCAATCTCAGTACTATGGCGGTGCTGCCCTTCAGAGCCAATACCAAGGAACTTACGGCAGCTGCTCCCCTCAAAATCACTATCAGCAATCCTATGGTCGCTGTGGACCCTCCCGCCCCCCTCAGTCCTCTTATCGGAGCTGCTCTCCTCGAAGACCTCAGCCCTCCTATGTTGGTTGCAACCCTCCGCGCACATCGCGGCCTACCTATCGCAGCTGCTCCCCTCCACACGTGTCTCAGCCTGCCTATCAGAGCTGCTCCCCTCCACAGGTGTCTCGGCCTACCTATCGCAGCTGCTCCCCTCCATGCGGCCCTCCCCGTGGGTCTCGGCCTACCTATAGGAACTACTCACCTCCATGCAGCCCTCCACGTGAGCCGCGGCCTACCTATCGGAGCTACTCACCCCCCTGTGTCCCTCGGGAGTCAAGGCCAGCCTATAGGAACTACTCTCCTCCATGCGGCCCTCCACGCGCGTCTAGGCCAGCCTATAGGAGCTGCTCTCCTCCTTGTGGCCCTCCGCGCATGTCTAGACCTGCCTATAGGAGCTGCTCTCCTTGTGGCCCTCCGCGCATGTCTAGGCCTACCTATAGGAGCTGCTCTCCTCCCTGTGGCCCTCCGCGCATGTCCAGACCCACCTATAGAAGCTGCTCCCCACCCCGCAGATCTCAGCCTTCTTATACATACTGTACTCCTCCACGCCAGTCTCAGCCTTGCTATAATAGCTGCCCTCCTAGGCGTCCAGATTCAGGGTCTTCCCAGAGATGTGGTCCCAAATATCGGGTAGAAATTTGCTCTCCCAACTGTCCTTCTCAGGTCCCCGCAAGGAGGGAGCCCGTTCAGATCCCTCCCATCAGACGCACCTACCAGGACTCTAGTACACAGTATTCTTGTAACTCTCCCCGCCCCCAGCCATGTTCAGAGCCACGTGCATTCCGAGACGCGTGTTCCTCCCCGAGACCATGCCCGCTCCCAGCTCCTCGCACGTGCTGGCAGCCGCGCCCCGAACCGTGCTCCGCACCCCAGCCCGAGCCATGTCCTGAGCCGCGCCCGGAGCCACGTCCAGCGCCACGGTCCTGTTTAGAGCCCTACCCAGAACCTTGCCCGCATCCCGAGCCACCACATATGGAATCACGTGGTCCTAGCAGTCCTCGCAACTACCCCAAGCCGTGTCCGTGCCCGTGCTCTCCCGGCTGCTGTGAATCTGATCCTCGTCATCTAGATATCGAGCCACCGCGCTGTGGCCCTGCTGGATACAATGAGGAAGAGACCTATGGCTCTGTAGGATGTTCAGAATCTCGAGACATGGGGAGCTGTGGTCCCAAAGGTGGGGCTTTCGCTGGAGTGAAGAGCTGCTATTTCTAA